In a single window of the Streptomyces sp. NBC_00353 genome:
- a CDS encoding recombinase family protein: MSSSSIAAGSGRVPVAAYARTSEDFRKGDAHGVNNQHRINERSAREQGCVIVARYTDNGRNASKPGCSRPAFDRLLSDLRRGTIGGGMPLGGVVCVADDRLYRRVEDFARFIEALTCHPGRIHVDQSGVRNPYTKEGLLKAVLSLEAAAAETEIRARRVRNWHWSRAMDGMPHSGPRPFGWADDRITLHPVEAELVRKAIEDRIGGVPVNAIAREWYRLGVRGTRGGVHNPQTVTQIMTAPRVCGYRANRGELLLDPDTRLPVVGQWEPIVNPEQWQALCATFAAGSLYMHRGSGAPRRTGEKAGPRYLASGFLRCGGETEPGQTCGRKMGGSKSSRSRRSPYNYICNGAAGRGCGRCAISGPLVDDAIERFLFPEGGRGPVRLPESIRERWKSGDMDFDERRKVIASVFEHLVIRPGVKGNRTWDYSRVSPVWKWADRVAASDPAA; the protein is encoded by the coding sequence ATGTCATCCTCATCAATTGCCGCTGGCTCGGGCCGCGTTCCCGTTGCTGCTTACGCCCGTACGTCTGAAGATTTCCGGAAGGGCGATGCCCATGGGGTGAACAATCAGCACCGGATCAACGAGAGGTCCGCCCGTGAGCAGGGCTGCGTCATCGTCGCCAGATATACCGACAACGGGCGCAATGCCTCCAAGCCGGGGTGTTCGCGACCAGCGTTCGACAGGCTGCTCTCGGACCTCAGGCGAGGGACCATCGGCGGCGGTATGCCACTGGGAGGCGTCGTCTGTGTGGCAGACGATCGCCTCTATCGCCGCGTGGAGGACTTCGCGCGGTTCATCGAAGCCCTGACGTGCCACCCCGGGCGCATACATGTCGATCAGAGCGGAGTCCGTAACCCCTATACCAAGGAGGGGCTGTTGAAGGCTGTGCTGTCGCTCGAAGCGGCTGCTGCGGAGACCGAGATCCGAGCCCGGAGAGTTCGCAACTGGCACTGGTCCCGGGCGATGGACGGAATGCCACACAGCGGACCACGCCCCTTCGGCTGGGCGGACGACAGAATCACCCTCCACCCGGTCGAGGCCGAGCTGGTGCGCAAGGCCATCGAGGATCGCATCGGGGGTGTGCCGGTCAATGCCATTGCACGTGAGTGGTACCGGCTGGGCGTGAGAGGGACGCGTGGTGGTGTCCACAACCCTCAAACGGTCACGCAGATCATGACGGCGCCGCGTGTGTGCGGCTATCGAGCCAACCGCGGTGAGCTGTTGCTCGATCCGGACACCAGGCTGCCCGTGGTGGGCCAGTGGGAACCCATAGTGAACCCCGAACAGTGGCAGGCGCTGTGTGCGACGTTCGCGGCGGGAAGCCTTTATATGCACCGAGGGAGCGGCGCGCCGAGGCGAACGGGCGAGAAGGCCGGACCGAGGTACCTGGCGAGTGGATTTCTGCGCTGTGGCGGGGAGACCGAGCCCGGACAGACGTGTGGCCGGAAAATGGGCGGCTCCAAAAGCAGCAGGAGCCGGAGAAGCCCGTACAACTACATCTGCAACGGAGCTGCAGGCCGGGGCTGCGGACGCTGCGCGATCAGCGGCCCGCTTGTGGACGACGCCATCGAGAGGTTTCTCTTTCCGGAGGGAGGGCGCGGGCCCGTGCGACTGCCGGAGTCGATTCGGGAGCGCTGGAAGTCGGGTGACATGGACTTCGATGAGCGGCGCAAGGTGATTGCCTCGGTCTTTGAGCACTTGGTGATCCGGCCGGGGGTGAAGGGGAACCGGACCTGGGACTACTCACGTGTGTCGCCGGTCTGGAAGTGGGCGGACCGTGTGGCGGCATCCGATCCCGCGGCTTGA
- a CDS encoding tetratricopeptide repeat protein, which yields MRDSHRAEAERLLVRAVEEEVRRSGGRTDAATLMARGRAALDSLVADAGEEYAAYVQALDAMEAGQQPLSQRFSKTTMGTPLLVAGVAAAAAFCADVALGTAAGPALGAGAVVAVAGAATTVAKVTASHWPAAHRKAGALGQPGGPEQLRLQWLAALEVRGIRPFLDQQRILTASSRAPKKKAATVVPQLRGGDRSAAARTRSLLGQSFSHLPAPDGPFAGRRAELAQIARWVHAARASTETKPTVVVLHGEPGSGRTTLAVRAAHELKDQFRGACVVDLRSDVTGENPLPTRDALLHLLNRLGAPREQLLFRDGVSPGREGSKAWGRSSAEQQVRRLGELYHQHLTGTPVTVVLDDAGDPAQVRTLIPERSDSLVLVTARAPLDLPADIPAWVHQLPVGPLDAAGAEELLRASAEEQELGPYDSQSTDTITELCGGLPLALRVAGSSLGARTRSSLATDLAAYGPVAPVERTLWLRYTDQSEQARRLLRRLALAGRASLGAAAAAALLSAEEQEAQRLLTVLCRAGLLDHVRGSRYRLHDLVRGFALARLLDEEGAADRTAAQERLIHNYAELAGAVIRMVDGKMSTRAGQFGSHGFASLDAALRWLDDESSFITSALRHAEGVDQGAVLDLLGALCDYCLLRGDLYRLGEISELTQAVDQGLLERSVQWRTGIAARQLGELDKARTTLSSVVGLYREAQNEAGTALALCSLGITLHHQGNLTEAAVRLREAIGLQSSDEQAADRAWSLHALAAVERDRGRLAEALALLDTALILHREGESLHGEAWARFQLGQTLLRMGDVAGADEALRTALDLYGRTRDERGEAWALTQLARARLLDGDAAPAVDELRRALSLHRDSEDARGEAWTLYYLGQALEETGDTDQAVRELERARTMFSRMRDVYGLACARHHSGRVTRDQRAAQTGNLRNSGFARQLLVDARADFRRIGVAHGEAWTCLELVLIDAGNNRAPQALALCDEAAQLFDSYGDTRGADWARFLRCTLLPYASAGGTEVGTVVAQQELADLLGAGRPTRDSKLEDCAEAFTVVLNRGVDLEDGWQAWRLGMTPTRHAREIMGVPVGARS from the coding sequence ATGCGGGACAGCCACCGGGCCGAAGCCGAACGGCTGTTGGTACGCGCCGTGGAGGAAGAGGTACGCCGATCGGGCGGCCGGACCGACGCCGCGACGCTGATGGCGCGTGGGCGGGCCGCCCTCGATTCCCTGGTGGCCGACGCGGGCGAGGAGTACGCCGCGTACGTCCAGGCACTCGACGCGATGGAGGCCGGGCAGCAGCCCCTGTCGCAGCGATTCAGTAAGACGACGATGGGAACTCCCCTGCTGGTGGCGGGCGTTGCTGCAGCTGCCGCATTCTGCGCGGATGTCGCGCTCGGCACGGCGGCCGGGCCGGCGCTCGGCGCGGGCGCCGTCGTCGCCGTCGCGGGCGCCGCGACCACCGTCGCCAAGGTGACCGCCTCGCACTGGCCCGCCGCCCATCGGAAGGCGGGTGCGCTGGGTCAGCCCGGCGGCCCCGAGCAGTTGCGGCTGCAGTGGCTGGCGGCGCTGGAGGTGCGGGGCATACGCCCGTTCCTGGACCAGCAGCGGATCCTGACCGCGTCGTCCCGTGCGCCGAAGAAGAAGGCCGCCACCGTCGTGCCGCAGCTGCGCGGCGGGGACCGCAGTGCGGCGGCGCGCACCCGGTCGTTGCTCGGCCAGTCCTTCAGTCATCTGCCCGCCCCCGACGGGCCGTTCGCGGGTCGCCGGGCCGAGCTGGCGCAGATCGCCCGGTGGGTGCACGCGGCCCGGGCCTCGACGGAGACGAAGCCGACCGTCGTCGTGCTGCACGGCGAGCCCGGTTCCGGCCGCACCACCCTCGCCGTACGGGCGGCACACGAACTGAAGGACCAGTTCCGGGGCGCCTGCGTGGTGGATCTGCGCTCCGACGTCACCGGCGAGAACCCGCTGCCGACCCGTGACGCACTGCTGCATCTGCTGAACCGCCTGGGCGCGCCCCGCGAGCAGCTGCTGTTCCGGGACGGGGTCTCCCCCGGTCGAGAGGGGTCGAAAGCCTGGGGCAGGTCTTCCGCGGAGCAGCAGGTGCGACGGCTCGGCGAGCTGTACCACCAGCATCTGACCGGTACGCCGGTGACGGTCGTCCTCGACGACGCCGGCGACCCGGCGCAGGTCCGCACGCTCATCCCCGAGCGCTCCGACAGCCTGGTCCTGGTCACCGCCCGCGCGCCCCTGGACCTGCCCGCCGACATCCCGGCCTGGGTGCACCAGCTGCCGGTGGGACCTCTGGACGCGGCGGGCGCGGAGGAGTTGCTGCGCGCGTCGGCCGAGGAGCAGGAGCTGGGGCCGTACGACTCCCAGTCGACCGACACGATCACCGAGCTGTGCGGCGGCCTGCCGCTGGCGCTGCGCGTCGCGGGGTCCTCGCTCGGGGCTCGTACCCGCAGCTCGCTGGCCACCGATCTCGCCGCGTACGGTCCGGTCGCCCCCGTCGAGCGGACGCTGTGGCTGCGCTACACCGACCAGTCCGAGCAGGCGCGGCGGCTGCTGCGCCGGCTCGCGCTGGCCGGGCGCGCCAGCCTGGGCGCGGCGGCGGCCGCGGCGCTGCTGTCCGCCGAGGAGCAAGAGGCGCAGCGGCTGCTGACGGTCCTGTGCCGGGCCGGGCTCCTCGATCATGTGCGGGGCTCGCGTTATCGGTTGCACGATCTGGTACGGGGCTTCGCCCTGGCCCGGTTGCTGGACGAGGAGGGGGCGGCGGACCGTACGGCCGCGCAGGAGCGGCTGATCCACAACTATGCGGAGCTCGCCGGTGCGGTGATCCGGATGGTGGACGGCAAGATGTCGACCCGGGCGGGGCAGTTCGGCTCGCACGGCTTCGCCTCGCTGGACGCGGCGCTGCGCTGGCTGGACGACGAGTCGAGCTTCATCACCTCCGCGCTGCGGCATGCGGAGGGCGTCGACCAGGGGGCCGTGCTGGATCTGCTGGGCGCGCTGTGCGACTACTGCCTGCTGCGCGGCGACCTCTACCGGCTGGGCGAGATCAGTGAGTTGACGCAGGCCGTCGACCAGGGGCTGCTCGAGCGGTCGGTCCAGTGGCGTACCGGTATCGCGGCCCGGCAGCTCGGTGAGCTGGACAAGGCTCGTACCACCCTGTCCTCGGTCGTCGGCCTCTACCGTGAGGCGCAGAACGAGGCGGGTACGGCGCTGGCGCTGTGCTCGCTCGGCATCACCCTGCACCACCAGGGCAATCTGACCGAGGCGGCGGTGCGGCTGCGCGAGGCGATCGGGCTGCAGTCCTCGGACGAGCAGGCCGCGGACCGGGCGTGGTCGCTGCATGCGCTGGCCGCCGTCGAGCGTGACCGCGGTCGTCTCGCCGAGGCTTTGGCCCTCCTCGACACGGCGCTGATCCTCCACCGTGAGGGCGAGTCGCTGCACGGCGAGGCGTGGGCGCGGTTCCAGCTGGGTCAGACCCTGCTGCGGATGGGCGATGTGGCGGGGGCGGACGAGGCGCTGCGCACGGCGCTGGATCTGTACGGCCGCACCCGTGACGAGCGCGGCGAGGCCTGGGCGCTGACCCAGCTGGCGCGTGCCCGGCTGCTCGACGGGGACGCGGCCCCGGCGGTCGACGAGCTGCGCCGGGCGCTGTCCCTGCACCGGGACAGCGAGGACGCGCGGGGCGAGGCGTGGACGCTGTACTACCTGGGGCAGGCCCTGGAGGAGACCGGCGACACCGATCAGGCGGTTCGGGAGCTGGAGCGGGCGCGCACGATGTTCTCCCGGATGCGGGATGTGTACGGGCTGGCGTGTGCCCGGCACCACTCGGGCCGGGTCACCCGCGACCAGCGGGCCGCCCAGACCGGCAATCTGCGTAACTCCGGCTTCGCCCGGCAGCTGTTGGTCGACGCCCGGGCCGACTTCCGGCGGATCGGTGTCGCCCACGGCGAGGCGTGGACGTGTCTGGAGCTGGTTCTGATCGACGCGGGTAACAACCGCGCGCCGCAGGCGCTGGCCCTGTGCGACGAGGCGGCGCAGTTGTTCGACTCGTACGGCGACACGCGGGGCGCCGACTGGGCCCGTTTCCTGCGCTGCACACTGCTGCCGTACGCATCGGCGGGTGGCACGGAGGTGGGCACGGTGGTGGCTCAGCAGGAACTCGCCGACCTGCTCGGGGCCGGCCGTCCGACCCGCGACAGCAAGCTGGAGGACTGCGCGGAGGCGTTCACGGTGGTCCTGAACCGCGGGGTCGACCTGGAGGACGGCTGGCAGGCCTGGCGCCTGGGAATGACGCCGACCCGCCACGCCCGCGAAATCATGGGCGTACCGGTGGGGGCGAGGTCGTAG